TATCCAGTTGTTATATAAAGTCATCCTCTAAATACACAACATGTTGTAAAACCCTTAATGTGAATTTtgggagaaaataaaataaatatctgaAGTTCATCATTCACAAATCTTAATTATTAATCAGAGTTTTACTgccataaaaacacatcattttccttcattccatcaaaaaaaagaaatttcagTAAAAGTTATGAAGCAATTTACATTGTTTTTGCTTTCAGAAAAATAGagtgattatattttatatttcttggattttatatttcacttgTCAAATATGTTAAAGCAGTTATtaactttttaacattttcactcCTTGGacagaataaaacatgacagtTCAATAAGAATAATCTGCATTTTTGTCCCCATAAAAGGGAAACTACAACTTTTCAGGAACTAAAAAAAGCAGATATCCTCTAAGCTTCATCATCCTGCATGTTTTAAagttcatctaaaaaaaaaaaaagattaaaggtTTCATAAGTTGTACAAAAGCACAAGAGACAGAACTATGTAAAgctacagatgaagttacaggCATGTCTCACCTGCGGGACCACTTGGCCGACGGGCGTCCGAAGGGCCTCTTCCACAGCACGCCGTGCAGCTGCACTTTGGTGCTGATGTCCAACACTTCAGAGTCCGACTGCTCCATGGACGTCCAGGGTGAGAACAGAGAGTTTCTGGAGGAAGATGAGAACATCCTCTCTGGTTTCCCCAACCCTGGGAGGTGGGGCAacagtgagggaaaaaaaacaacaaataaaactcaatagaaattaaaaaaaaaaaaaaaaaaaaccctcaatacAGTCACTCAATAACAATTAGCCCGATAAAACCcgatgacacacacatagaggtgCATGTACAGCTGTGAGGAAGTAGCTGCCACTAAAAGTAGCAGAGAAATCCCAATAACTCAGCAGGGTGGAATGATGCAGCTGCCAATACGCACATCAGCTGGAGGCGGACAGACTGACCGCACAGTGCAGCAGAGATGAAAACAGGGAtgatggagagggagggggagggaggagggagggggagggagggaagaagaggagggataCTGGGAGTGGATGAGGGcgggagggaaaaagagaagCTTTAGGAATGAGTTGCTAAATCTGAAGCCTAGTCAATATATTTCAGCCAGTAAAAGCTGTCATTCAGATTACTATACTTCAGCAGACTTCAGCTTTTGGCAGGTGTGAACTTTTCCTGTcgctccatccatccatccatcactccatccatccatcactccaTCCATCACTCCAGCAGTGAATTAGGGGAACATCTGTGGCCGAGTCACAGCAGCACGACTCTCTAGTTAAAGAGGATGGACAGTCAGAGCGGTTAACATGCAGCTCAGCGTCGAGAGTATCAGATTAATTGACAGAACATGTGTCGGAGTGGATGGACAGCAGATTATAAAGATATTGACAGCTCAGCCTCGACATCCAGGACAGAGAAATGCACGAGGCTGCTGACATTAAGGCTGCTTTCATAAGAACTTTATGTCAGagtagaggggaaaaaagcctctaaaatagtaataatttaaGAGAAAAGTCACACAATTATGGGAAAAGGTGTGACTCAAAGTGACAGGAATATGTCAAATCCTTACCttgataaaaacagaacaaacatctGCTCATCTGCTTCTATAAATGGACATAAAGTGCATTAAAACCAACTATTTAAGTCATGAAGTTCAGGTTCAATGGTTCAATTCCACCTGTTAAAATCTaggaaaaacaccaaaacagactttttaaatttaacatgatgattttaaataaacacaaataataaatatgctTCAACATTTTCACCAGTttaaaaaactttaatttaGTCGTCATAAAACACGTTGCTTTACAACTAATTTTCACAATCAAAAATCTGGAAATAAGGCAGACTCATCCTggaatgacagaaaataaaaatatccccccacccccccaaaacaaaacaaacaaaaccctcTCTCCCCCCACTATATCAAATAATCACTTGATCCAATAACTCCCCTGAAGCCCCCCAGTATGTGCTGTTATGTGTTTGAGTGAAAGACCCTTTCTGTTAAAGGTCACCTGACAGTTTAAAGGgtttcctccatttttttttaacatacatGTGGATCAAGGATGTTACACGTAGACGGCGTCAAAACTCTGCTCTGCTGTAAAAAACGTTATTGCGTTTTAATATGTTCAGATTAACACTATCGCCTTGGTTACGATTAATGCTTAGTGAGGCCAGTCCCTGCATCACCAGTATTGTGACTGTTCAGGTTGTGaagatgcacatttatattcattttatgaGAACTGACAcaatgaaacatgttttaagtCAGACTTAAACATTATGAATATGATTTCTGAGCCAGTCATTGTTCACTGAAAACGAATCTCCAAAACATCAACTTTCCAACGAGAACAGACCTTTTTCAGCTTTTGTGACTTTTCAGGTAAATCGTTTTTAATAACCGACTGGATTATGTTCTCTTaaaaggtaccctgtggagttACTGACCTCTAGTAGCACGATGGAGCAGATGTTTCTAAGAGTAGGTTGGGGTTTTTGTCGTGAACACGCATGTGCACACTAGGGGAACAATAGCTGCTCCTACTAACAGTCTCACACTATTCCAGTTATCTACCCAGGGCTGTAAAGGTGTGAAGAAATGAAGCAATGCaccaggaaaggaaggaaagaagcactGAGACTATAAGAGTAAAATACCAAACAGTGTGGTGGTTGCAGTGTGAGGAGTTGGAGCctttttgtgttatatgtgaCATTGAACTGgatattttaagacattttaagacatcaGGCTTTTAGACATGATTTTTAGACAGgccttgttttttgttttttactattCTCTgttattttatagataaaatgattaattgaaaaaaatcaacctgtgaataatcaataatgaaaataatcattagtggCAGCCCTAAATGCAAGCTAACAAACACAGATGTAGAGAATCCAGATGTTTTACAAAGTAGGAATTAATTAACAGGTTGGTTTAGACTTTAAGGATACACTTAAAACTCCACAGAGTACCTTTAAGTAGAAAAACTTCAACCCATAAAAGAACAATTCAGTGTATCAGAAAActtcaaaatcatcaaaattgCACCTGaaaattttaataattttaacaGTTACCTTTTATAACTATCCCTTTATCCTCGTCCctaaaagaagacatttgaacAATATGACGTATCTTGTGACTTGAGCAGAGTCCCaaataaatgcttttttaaaaatgttgcacATACTTGAATTGTTAGTTGTTTTTAAAGGATGAGTAACATGTAAATGTCAAATCTCAGCAGGGATTTTGATGCAACACTGTTTACAGACACATAATGGATCAGTCCTCCAGCACtgtggggggtggtggggggtttCCCTtttgtacagacacacacagtttcccatataaaaaataaaacagtcatGCAGCTGCTGGTCTGCATGCGTCCTTGCTCCGCTCTCCTTCTCGTAGGAAGCTTAAAACATCACGTTCGGCGTCTTCTCGTCATTTAAGTTGGAGTTAACAGACAAGTCGTGTGTAAACTGTTACATCTGTACGTGAAACAGACACTCCTCTCGTGTCGGTACTGAAAAGAACAGTCTGTCCATGTCCAGAGAAATTCACTTAAaagtcaaaatttaaaaaaaaaatgtatttgtgagtAAGCAGTTTCATCTCACACTAGAGACCATGATGATAGTGGAAGAAAGTTACTCTGTACAGTATacttacacacatatacatacacatgaGCTCTGCCGTGAGCAGGCACAGCGACACTATATCCACGTGTCCTGATAGGAGAGGGAGCGTTTAGTTTTAACCGTGCCGGAGCAGAGacgggcggggggggggggggctgcgtTCAAAAGCATCTATCTGACCAGTCCTGATATGTGAATTTTGTCAATGAAGGCAAAACATCAGCTACACTCCACATGTATGATTATTGCTCAGGTATGattaattaaatattgaatGAGGAGTAAAAGAACTAAAAGTCTTAAAAGAAAGGTTTGCTTGAAGTCTCCTCATTTATCTGTAGTGACTAATATTTTGTATCAATGGTCCCTCAGTGTGAGCTCATTCAGTAAATGCCCTTTAACAAGGCAACTCATCCATTTACCCATCCAttaattcatccattcattcagagTGACTGCTGTAATAACCCTCCACCTTAAAATAAGCTTAGTAACACTCTATACAATCACTTAAGACAATTctatacagattttttttctcctgtgatctctatttataattattcttcaggaaaaaacagaacagaaaagaaaacatttcaggAACTAAACCgataaaacaaaaagtgacaaaagtTCATCTGATCCACTGAGGCTGCGTTGTGTCTCCTCCTCACACATGAGATTCGGCCTCAAGTTGATTGGATCTTTTCACTTTAACATGTGGTTTTAAAtaacagctttttttccccccacacaacagattttttttttataacaggACCTCTCACTCTGTCGACAAAAATCACAagccaaagcaaaaaaaaaaaaaaactgttacgGGCATCTGGCTGGTTAGGCTAATGTCTCGTCCTGCCTCGCAAGCTGTTTGAAGGTAAGAAAATAAGTCAGGAACGTCTTCTACAAACTGTCGAGTCCTCATGGCGTCGTCTCTTTGTGAATCTGTTTCAGCTTGCTAATATGGCACTTGAAAATCAGCTCTAATCAATCTGGACTCTTGCTAAGAgatttacaatctgtacagttatatatatatataaaaagagagAGTTTACGTTGCTGTCTTGGTATCAGAACCTCTATGGGGACACTTTAAATCTCTCTGTGCAACTGGTATCTAGTAAAACATTACTGTGATGAAATCAGGGTTGGTTCTTTGACTTTGGACAAGCACAATAATGCAACACTGAGAACTCTGCAGTGATCTTAATAAACTGGGATAAAGGCTCCACCACTATGGCctctctaaaaagaaaaaaagaaaaaaaaagaagaaggattTCTGGAGCGTGGTGGACTACTGGTGAAGACGCTGCAACATATTCGATTCCAGCAGTGGAGCTTTAGCAGGTCATTCCCCGTCTCTAtctccctcgtttcctttcATATCTTAAATGTCGCTACCCAATAAAAGGCATAAAAATGCccctcaaaaaataaaataaaaagatttctGGTGGAATAAATGGACACAAACTGTATCTGTAAAGCGTTGTGTCTGCAGAGGAAAAGCATTGTTGTGTGCCTTGGTTGTCACTGCAGCAACTCTGATTTCCCTAACATTATTCATTCCCTGTTTTCAAGTTCATCTCCGAGTCGTAAGACGTCCACCAGCCTGATCCACGAGGTCCGTCAGCAAACAACAAGCAATAAGAcatttagatccacaatgtttTGAagtcttttcctctcttctaaCTCCTGAGCTCTGAGTCTAGTGGTGGTGACCGACGGACAGCACCAGAGGAATGAGGCAGCCCAGCACCAGAGCTCCCACCTCCACCTTGCTCAGTCCCTTCCCCCCGTTCCCTCCCGCGGGTGCGTGGCTGTGGCCGGTGCCCCCCACCTCAGGGAGGACGTGGACGGTGGCCACGTAGAGGAAGGTGCCGGCGGAGAAGAGCATGGCAACACCGGTGGCGTTGATGTCTGACAGGGCCTCTTTGCTGCTCTGAGGacggaaaaacagaaaaaaaaaacagtcaggctaaatgtctgactgaagatttgagccacaaataaacattttctttctgatGGGCAGCTGGTTGATGAAATggatactttatttaatttcattcagACTTTTTAGGGCTCATGAAATTGAATCTATTCCATCTCGACCAGGCCTGTTAAATGTCTCTTGTAAAGGACTTTGAACTCCGACCAACCAGACTGGTTTTCTTAAGCCTTTTATTTGACTGAGTCGTGTTCAATACAAACTAAGGAGGTGACAGCCAGTGTGCCTCAGGCTGAATACAAAACATACCGATTCCCAAGCTAAGAGAATGTGTTGCAAGCAATGAGAGAGCTGCATTTCATtgccttgaaaaaaaaaaacaactgttatTTGCTCCAAACAAAGAAACTGAGAGAATATTCctattttttctatttactaAGATCTTTATGGCATCCAGCACATTTCCTCTGCTGTTACCTGACTGAGGCCAAGAAAAGTGAGCATTGCGAGGACGGGCGCTGCCAGGGCGAAGACCAGGAGATGTTTGCGGATGCGGTTCCTCTCGAGCCCGGCGTGCATCAGGAACGATACCAGGCCGAACGCTGCTGGAGCCTGCAGACGAGAGAGAGTAGCACGTTTACAACACACTGCAGCTACATGTTtaatttgtgtatatatatgcatCAAGATATATAACATTACTACCTTGTGCAGCATGATCGCTACGAAGACAATGAGCTGAACGCTGGTCTGAGAGGTTGAGGCAGCAGCTCCTAAAGCCACTCcatcagctggagacaaaaAGACAGAGTTGATGagatgtattatttaaaaatgtgcaataaaTGACACTGAGCTTAACTGGATATCAGCTAACAAATACTTCCTATGTAAATATACAGTGAAGCAGTAGTGACAGGGGCAGAGACTTAAACCACAtcacctacagtatgtgtgttttgtgatcCGAGCTgttctgttctttgttttggtaGCTGCTCTGACctgtatgttagtgtgtgtgagtcgcTCCGTGTCCTCCATATCCTCCATATCTGTTTCTAAGATGGCAGCCATATCACAAACCTTCTCAAACAGTacattaaaatatgacttttgaGGCTCAATCTTGATCCATATTTGATCAGCGCCTAGTTTAacagtttgatctgagtttGATATGTCAAATGCTACTTTAATATTTGGTCATTAGTATGATGACTGATGACATTATTGAAATTTGTGATGTAATACTGAAAGAATGAGCAGCTGTTACTGTTAAGCTTTCAAAAACCAcctgtgttttaattttaatttggaGCTTCATCCAAAAACTAAAGATTCATGAttaaataagttttaaaaaaagaaaggtaacaGAAATGGTtccacaatacaatacatattaaaaataaatctagTTACAAGGAACACTCTTCTATATTGCTGCATCAATTTGTGATTTAAACAGATTTTCATGAGACAGAGCGTCAAACCCACCTGCAGCGTGGACCACCAGACCCAGGGTGGTGGTAATTTTGGAGTTGGTGGCCCTCGCGGACTCTGGATCTAaatcagacaaaacacaaaagtacATGTGAGTGATAAAACCACAACAGCATCTCCACACAGAGCATTGCTGGGAAAGAATGTGTAGAGTCTAATTGAACAAGATAATATTTTTCCAAAGCAGATTATCACTTCGAGGATAATTaccgcccccccccaccccccccacccccacccaaaTCACCACATAGACACTCAGCACTTTGCTTTGGAAGCTTTAATCTTCCTGTTTATATTTCCCTTGCAGCACTCACCCTCAGTGTTATGCACATGTGAACTGCCTATCTGGTCCACAAGCAGCATAAAGACGAAGCCCAGGACCAGAGACACTCCGATGCAGGCGTGGAGCTGCTCGTGACTGTGCTCGTGTTTCCCGCTCTCGCCCAGGCCTGCCTTTGATTCAACCTTCGCCTCGGACACCTCCAAACCTCCAGCTGCGCCGTGACTGTGGTGTCCACCTGTGAATATGAAGGTCAAGAGACAACATATAAAAGTTAAATGACACCTTactacattaataataaaacatttaaattctctCCTACACACAGAGAtcataaattcaaataaaacccTCCTATAAAGACATCACATGACGCACTGAACTCCTCTGTGGGGCACATTTAGTTTGTAATTTATCATAAAtcaaatatttgtgtttgaCAAACTTTGTTACGTAACAGAGAGGCTTCATCTATCTACTACTGCTAGTCGAACTTTGCTCTATTTGAATAGGATTCAGGCTGTTGAATCAATTATTTCCAAATTACAGTAGATTACAGTACGTGTATGTGTGCTCTATACTCTAAATCTCTGTCGGGAGATCCAAAGACTTCAAAGACTTTCATTGGCTTCATTAGGCAGCAAACAGTAGGgagctgacaggaaatgaggagagTGAGAGGGGTGATTTAAATCACTACTAGGGCTTCAACTAATGATGCTTTTCCATTATTGATGAATCTTCCTTAAATTTGTTTTTCTCCTGATCCTAATTTACTCTATAAAATCTGACCAACaatccaaaactcaaagatattcagtttacaatcaCATGAAACAGAGAAACCAAGCTAATCCTCCCATTGGAGATAACGATTAACTGATTATCAGAATACCTGAAGATTAATCAGTCATCCGATAGAAcattcatccttttcagctctATTCCTGAGGCCAACACCAACCTTCAAACACTTTTAAGCTAAGACCTACACATGACATAAACTACATATCAATGCCATAACTTTCCCAAGATCTGTCACTTGTTGAATAATCGAGAAACCGGATGACATTGGTATTTGATCAATCAAACAGACATTCTCTGATTACAGCTTGTCAAATGCTTTTTCAAGATTTGCAGCTATTCTCCTTTCTGTATAATTGTAAACTAAATGTCTTTGTGTATATTTTAAACAGTTAAATTGTTGTGAGACTTGTGACTGTCAGTATTAATTGAACATTTTACAGATTACATAATCAATGATAGATGAGCTATTCCTGTCTTTTACCTGACTTATCCTAGTTTCAGCTCTATCAAAGACCACCTTCAAATGTGAACACAGCCAGGCAGCTTTGCTTTGATTAAATAGAGTTGTGTAAACACATTCAGGGGGAATATACTGCTTTGGTGTACTCTACCTTCAAGGATCTCTTCATAAAGTGCGTGGACCCCTTCAGGAATGATAACAGCCAGTGCCGTCCCACAGAGCAGCCCTGCTCCCAGCACAGTGACCAGCTTCAGCTTCTCCTGATCAAACATACAGAGTCACACATTTAAGGCTTCTGTCTCATAGACACAAGATGTTGATTATCTGATAACATTGGCAAGTTTGATGCAATCACAACTTGAGATGAAAAGCACTGATGAAGATAAACTTTAACCTCTCTGTAAAACTGGAAATGTTGCTATTGCCCAAGTTAGCTTAAAGGTCAGGTTAAATGTTTCAATAacagtcaggtgttcatatgaacagtgaaagaggttttcctcgctgtaatcattcctcctgttcatactgacttttaacagatctccttcaaatatgctttcaatggaagtgatgggggCAAAATCCACATAGTCATGTTTTTTCATGTCATAAAAAGTGTATCTGAAGCTTATCTGAAGTTCCAGCAGTCTGATTTAGTCATATCAAGGGTCTTTACTTCATATGACTACAATCTGGCTCATTTACagtctttcccctctctctagCCCTAACCCTTTCATTTAGGATATCTTTTACagattgtattattatttaggattacatcattttgtgtatatttttacaaTTATGGACCACAAAAGCAAGGCAAATTCCTTGTGTGTGCAAACCTACTTAGCAATAAACCTGGTTCTGATTATGATTCTTGGTATTTCCCTGTTGAACTGtagtagaaaataaaaagaaggactttggcaCCAAAAAAGACTtaaacattgaaagatatctatcATTtagacggctgaagcttcatattagcatcAGATACAATTTTTGGAGCAAatattttttgcacagaagctagAAGTAGATTTTGGCTCCCAACATTATACACATTATGAGGCAAGTataaacaagaggaatgattaatAACTCCAGATGTCAGGAGATATAGGAGGacacaacattttattttcttattatccTGAGACAACAAAGCTGGGTTTCGACACACAACGACAAaggcattaaaatcaattacTGCAAACATTTGGAGACATAACCATTGTTTTAACACAGGCTTGAATAAATTGTGAACTCCTCCTTTAACTGTGCAAGTCTTCGGGAAACACTTATatacatatgcatacatacattttttgaaGGGTTTTGCATGTTGTAAACTTACCTCTGAGAAGTTGACAGCTAAAGG
This is a stretch of genomic DNA from Scomber japonicus isolate fScoJap1 chromosome 16, fScoJap1.pri, whole genome shotgun sequence. It encodes these proteins:
- the slc39a9 gene encoding zinc transporter ZIP9 produces the protein MDDFSSISLLSLAMLVGCYVAGTIPLAVNFSEEKLKLVTVLGAGLLCGTALAVIIPEGVHALYEEILEGGHHSHGAAGGLEVSEAKVESKAGLGESGKHEHSHEQLHACIGVSLVLGFVFMLLVDQIGSSHVHNTEDPESARATNSKITTTLGLVVHAAADGVALGAAASTSQTSVQLIVFVAIMLHKAPAAFGLVSFLMHAGLERNRIRKHLLVFALAAPVLAMLTFLGLSQSSKEALSDINATGVAMLFSAGTFLYVATVHVLPEVGGTGHSHAPAGGNGGKGLSKVEVGALVLGCLIPLVLSVGHHH